From Helicobacter sp. MIT 05-5293, one genomic window encodes:
- the aspS gene encoding aspartate--tRNA ligase: protein MYRTHLCAELNESNIGEEVRICGWCNTYRDHGGVLFIDLRDKSGLLQLVCDPTSAAYNIASGVRDEYVLIASGKVRARGEGLENPKLKTGKIEVLLDTLIIENKSPTPPIAIGDENVNEELRLKYRYLDLRSPKSYETFKMRSDAAIAARNSLQKMGFLEVETPILTKETPEGARDYLVPSRVHRGEFYALPQSPQLFKQLLMISGFDRYFQIAKCFRDEDLRADRQPEFTQIDIEMSFCEQEDIIKIAENLLYDIFKACGEEISIPFPRMPYSEAMESYGSDKPDLRIDMPLVEVGDLFLESTNEIFKNIAQDSKKNRIKALKITNGDRFFSRKTLGEAEDFVRKFGAKGLAYIQIKPDEIKGPLVKFISHESMQTLIKRVNANVGDIVFFGAGAKKVVWDYMGRLRLKVADDMGLIDENMKKFLWVVDFPMFERDEGKVKALHHPFTMPKNLDVEDVEDIESIAYDVVLNGIELGGGSIRIHKDSIQQKVFALLGIDEKEANNKFGFLLEALKFGAPPHGGIAIGFDRLIMLLGKCKSIRDVIAFPKTQKATCPLTNAPSAVSEEQLRELHIRLRQNPTQQ from the coding sequence ATGTATAGAACTCATTTATGTGCAGAATTAAACGAATCAAATATTGGAGAAGAAGTCAGAATCTGTGGTTGGTGTAATACCTATCGTGATCATGGGGGAGTGCTTTTTATCGATTTACGCGATAAGAGTGGTTTATTGCAGCTTGTATGTGATCCTACAAGTGCTGCCTATAATATTGCATCAGGTGTGCGTGATGAATATGTCCTCATTGCTTCGGGAAAAGTTCGAGCTCGTGGTGAAGGTTTGGAAAATCCAAAACTCAAAACAGGTAAAATTGAAGTGTTGCTTGACACATTGATCATTGAAAACAAATCACCTACTCCGCCTATTGCTATCGGTGATGAAAATGTCAATGAAGAATTAAGGCTAAAATACCGCTATTTAGATTTGCGTTCTCCTAAGTCTTATGAGACCTTCAAAATGCGTTCTGATGCTGCTATTGCCGCACGCAACAGCCTTCAAAAAATGGGATTTTTAGAAGTAGAAACGCCTATTTTGACTAAAGAGACACCAGAAGGAGCGCGGGATTATCTTGTGCCTTCACGGGTGCATCGTGGAGAATTTTATGCGTTACCGCAAAGTCCACAATTATTCAAACAGCTTTTGATGATTAGCGGATTTGATCGATATTTTCAAATCGCAAAATGTTTCCGTGATGAAGATTTACGCGCAGACAGACAACCTGAATTTACACAAATTGATATTGAAATGAGCTTTTGTGAGCAAGAAGACATCATTAAAATCGCAGAAAACCTACTCTATGACATTTTCAAAGCTTGTGGTGAAGAAATCTCTATCCCTTTTCCTCGTATGCCTTATAGTGAAGCAATGGAATCTTATGGGAGCGATAAGCCGGATTTGCGCATAGATATGCCTTTAGTGGAAGTTGGAGATTTATTTTTGGAATCAACCAATGAAATTTTCAAAAATATTGCTCAAGATTCTAAGAAAAATCGCATCAAAGCTTTAAAAATCACAAATGGTGATCGTTTTTTCTCGCGCAAGACACTCGGCGAAGCAGAAGATTTTGTGCGAAAATTTGGCGCAAAAGGATTGGCATATATCCAAATCAAACCCGATGAAATCAAAGGACCTTTAGTCAAATTCATCTCTCACGAATCTATGCAAACACTCATTAAGCGCGTCAATGCAAATGTGGGTGATATTGTATTTTTTGGAGCAGGAGCAAAGAAAGTCGTTTGGGATTATATGGGACGATTGCGTCTTAAAGTTGCTGATGATATGGGATTGATTGATGAAAATATGAAAAAATTTCTATGGGTAGTTGATTTTCCAATGTTTGAAAGAGATGAAGGTAAAGTCAAAGCCTTGCATCACCCTTTTACAATGCCTAAAAATCTCGATGTAGAAGATGTCGAAGATATAGAATCTATCGCCTATGATGTCGTGCTTAATGGCATTGAGCTTGGTGGAGGAAGTATCAGAATCCATAAAGATTCTATCCAACAAAAAGTTTTTGCTTTGCTAGGCATTGATGAAAAAGAAGCAAACAATAAATTTGGCTTCTTACTTGAAGCACTCAAATTTGGCGCACCTCCACATGGAGGGATTGCTATTGGCTTTGATCGTCTTATTATGCTTTTGGGTAAATGCAAAAGTATCCGTGATGTGATAGCATTTCCTAAGACGCAAAAAGCCACTTGTCCTTTGACTAACGCTCCAAGCGCAGTGAGTGAAGAACAACTCCGAGAATTGCATATTCGTTTGCGTCAGAATCCTACCCAACAATAA
- the ligA gene encoding NAD-dependent DNA ligase LigA translates to MDIQQYQEQLAILKKMAYHYYVLNEPMATDEEYDMLYHQILAFEQRNPNLIDPSSPTQRVGDTPLESFSKKQHLERMWSLDDVFSTKEAEEWIKRIYKNYPQASFTCSPKFDGASLNLLYQGGMLVAATTRGDGIIGELVTQNAKTIQSIPLQIPYKNEIEIRGEVVITKEDFELINQERLSRNESLFANPRNAAAGSLRQLDSKITAKRKLRFMPWGIGAGISQISNHNQGFYEAMEQIYEFGFIRIPFLSHCKNIDEIEQIYHHLLKMRNEYPIMLDGMVIMLDDFRMQQHLGWTIKSPRFACAYKFPAIEKSSKILSVTLQVGRSGIITPVAELEPVEIEGAMIARATLHNFSEIERKDIRIGDRVIIIRSGDVIPKIIKPLIALRDGSEIPIQKPDVCPVCGGELLVEEIFIKCQNLRCKARVLESIIHFASKKALNIDGLGEKNVIQLFENHLIHNILDLYSLTYEDLIALEGWKEKRAKNLLNAIENTKGIELWRLVNALGIEHIGEGMSKKLTSVYGLDIFHLTHDEILALNGFGEEIANSLVEFNRTNKSLIEKMLEILNPKVEVVEIDANSPFYQKTIVLTGTLSQPRDEIAKILEKKGAKMTSSVSKNTDFVIYGENAGSKLDKAKALGICLLDEEQMRAML, encoded by the coding sequence ATGGATATTCAGCAATATCAAGAGCAACTTGCCATACTGAAAAAGATGGCTTATCATTACTATGTTCTTAATGAGCCTATGGCTACCGATGAGGAATATGATATGCTTTATCATCAGATTCTTGCGTTTGAGCAACGCAATCCTAATCTGATAGATCCAAGCTCTCCTACTCAACGCGTAGGCGACACGCCTTTAGAATCTTTTAGTAAGAAACAGCATCTTGAGCGTATGTGGAGTCTTGATGATGTGTTTTCTACCAAAGAGGCTGAAGAATGGATCAAGAGAATCTATAAGAATTATCCTCAAGCGAGTTTTACTTGCTCTCCAAAGTTTGATGGCGCAAGTCTCAATCTCCTTTATCAAGGGGGTATGCTTGTGGCTGCGACTACAAGAGGTGATGGTATTATCGGTGAGCTTGTTACGCAAAATGCCAAAACGATTCAAAGTATTCCTTTGCAGATTCCCTATAAAAACGAAATTGAGATACGCGGAGAAGTTGTCATTACCAAAGAAGATTTTGAGTTAATCAATCAAGAGCGTCTCTCTCGCAATGAAAGTCTTTTTGCAAATCCTCGAAATGCTGCAGCAGGAAGCTTAAGGCAGCTAGATTCAAAGATCACCGCAAAACGAAAATTGCGTTTTATGCCTTGGGGAATAGGAGCGGGAATCTCACAAATCAGTAATCACAATCAAGGTTTTTACGAAGCTATGGAGCAGATTTATGAGTTTGGATTTATTCGTATTCCGTTTTTGTCGCATTGTAAGAATATTGATGAGATTGAGCAAATCTATCATCACTTGCTCAAAATGCGCAATGAATATCCCATAATGCTTGATGGTATGGTCATAATGCTTGATGATTTTAGAATGCAGCAACATTTGGGCTGGACGATCAAATCTCCTCGATTTGCTTGTGCGTATAAATTTCCTGCGATAGAAAAAAGCTCTAAGATTCTCTCTGTTACACTTCAAGTAGGGAGAAGCGGGATTATCACCCCTGTAGCAGAATTAGAGCCTGTGGAGATTGAGGGTGCAATGATTGCGCGTGCGACTTTACATAATTTCAGTGAAATTGAGCGCAAAGACATACGCATTGGCGATAGAGTGATTATTATTCGCAGTGGCGATGTGATACCAAAGATTATTAAGCCACTTATTGCCTTGCGTGATGGGAGTGAGATACCTATTCAAAAGCCCGATGTTTGTCCTGTATGCGGTGGAGAATTGCTCGTGGAAGAGATTTTTATCAAATGTCAGAATCTTCGCTGTAAAGCAAGAGTTTTAGAATCTATCATTCATTTTGCCTCAAAAAAAGCCTTAAATATTGATGGCTTGGGTGAAAAAAATGTGATACAACTTTTTGAAAATCATTTGATTCATAATATTCTTGATCTTTATTCGCTTACTTATGAAGATTTGATTGCGTTAGAGGGCTGGAAAGAAAAACGTGCGAAAAATCTTTTAAACGCGATTGAAAATACTAAGGGTATAGAATTATGGCGGTTGGTCAATGCGCTTGGTATTGAACATATCGGTGAGGGAATGAGTAAAAAATTAACAAGTGTGTATGGTTTAGATATTTTTCATCTTACGCATGATGAGATTCTCGCGCTTAATGGCTTTGGGGAGGAAATCGCAAATTCTCTTGTTGAGTTTAATCGCACCAATAAATCTCTTATTGAGAAGATGTTAGAGATTCTTAATCCTAAAGTTGAAGTAGTAGAGATTGATGCAAATAGTCCTTTTTATCAAAAAACAATTGTCCTTACAGGCACTTTAAGTCAGCCTCGTGATGAAATTGCTAAGATTCTAGAAAAAAAGGGAGCAAAAATGACTTCAAGTGTGAGTAAAAATACGGATTTTGTAATATATGGGGAAAATGCTGGGAGTAAGCTTGATAAGGCAAAGGCTCTAGGGATTTGCTTGCTTGATGAAGAGCAAATGCGCGCAATGCTATAA
- a CDS encoding chemotaxis protein CheW, with amino-acid sequence MAQKQSHIDQTTSLHLNNEVQFLCFTLEEEIDGKNQLYAMNVFKIRELIYYNNELTETAGDNSGILLGYLTVRDETIPLVDMRRWLYFSRQNPDRDLREFSLNTPKSLIAICDFSNCTVGLKILGVKHIIHKSWKDINVENDFSSEGDIKITGTTKYSDGSIVQIMDVERMLVDAFPSGNASNDLEINDLQKIESDKIILLAEDSKTAAKSLQKIIEKLDLKYFSFPNGKALLDYLHNPGIAANIGAIITDLEMPLISGFEVLKQIKETPATCHIPVIINSSMSSDSNYQMAERLKADGFITKSNPVEIEQSLRQILENVKFNN; translated from the coding sequence TTGGCGCAAAAACAATCACATATAGATCAAACGACTTCATTACATCTCAACAACGAGGTGCAGTTTTTATGTTTTACTTTAGAAGAAGAAATCGATGGTAAAAATCAGCTTTACGCAATGAATGTATTTAAGATACGCGAGCTTATTTATTATAATAACGAGCTTACCGAGACAGCGGGGGACAATAGTGGAATCTTACTAGGATACTTAACCGTGCGTGATGAAACTATACCGCTAGTCGATATGAGAAGATGGTTATATTTTAGCAGACAAAATCCAGATCGTGATTTACGAGAATTTTCTCTCAATACTCCTAAGAGCCTTATAGCAATTTGTGATTTTTCTAACTGCACCGTGGGATTAAAAATACTTGGTGTAAAACATATTATTCACAAAAGCTGGAAAGACATTAATGTAGAAAATGATTTTAGCTCTGAAGGAGATATAAAAATCACCGGCACGACCAAATACAGTGATGGTTCGATTGTGCAAATTATGGATGTAGAGCGAATGCTTGTTGATGCGTTTCCTTCGGGCAATGCTTCTAATGATCTAGAAATCAATGATTTACAAAAAATCGAAAGTGATAAAATTATTCTTCTCGCTGAAGATTCTAAAACTGCAGCCAAATCTTTGCAAAAAATCATCGAAAAACTTGATTTAAAATACTTTAGCTTCCCCAATGGCAAGGCATTGCTTGATTATCTCCATAATCCGGGCATAGCAGCCAATATCGGGGCAATTATTACTGATTTGGAAATGCCTCTTATTTCGGGGTTTGAAGTGTTAAAGCAAATCAAAGAAACGCCAGCGACTTGTCATATCCCTGTAATCATCAATTCATCAATGAGCTCTGATAGCAATTATCAAATGGCAGAGCGTCTCAAAGCTGATGGTTTTATTACCAAATCAAACCCTGTAGAAATTGAACAATCTCTCCGACAAATTCTTGAGAATGTAAAATTTAATAATTAA
- a CDS encoding proline--tRNA ligase, whose amino-acid sequence MRFSKLFLTTIKETPKDAVLKSHQYLLRGGFVQQVGSGIYNFFPLGKKVLDKVRKIVKEEMDNAGAQEVLMGFITPAELWRESGRYDKYGAELLRFKDRKENEFVLGPTHEEMVTYIAKTFVKSYKQLPLHLYQIHTKFRDELRARFGLIRAREFIMKDGYSFHSSNEDLDREFDLMEATYRRIFERLGIDFKVVEADSGAIGGSGSKEFMALADCGEDTILVCSNCEYGANIEAGKRAKRNAPRPNELKFDSNPPQAAFAKFHTPNIKDIESLSNFFKVDAFYILKSVVKKALKNDGSSELVYFFMRGDDEGEETKMLNALNLSNNAYISLEDAEIKDLQKAGLEAGFIGPYALKNLTRAQHIYFDEALFEASNLICGANEKDYHFVGVDLSAFEGLEYRDLAMVKEGDLCSRCGGKLNFTKGIEIGHIFKLGSKYSSMMNATFLDPNGKAVPLIMGCYGIGISRILPAILEQKSDEKGCVWSKEMSVFDVVIIISNIKDAQQVAFAQNLYERLLSCRIDVLLDDRDERFGSKMNDFELLGFHSAVIVGKGLAEEKVEMILREGLRKTEISIKDFESLVAQIIQMIEEK is encoded by the coding sequence ATGAGATTCTCAAAGCTTTTTCTTACAACCATTAAAGAAACACCCAAAGATGCGGTTTTAAAAAGTCATCAGTATCTTCTTCGTGGAGGATTTGTCCAGCAAGTGGGAAGTGGCATTTATAATTTTTTCCCCTTAGGCAAAAAAGTTTTAGACAAGGTTCGAAAAATTGTTAAAGAGGAAATGGACAATGCAGGGGCGCAAGAGGTTTTAATGGGATTTATTACTCCTGCCGAGCTTTGGCGAGAATCTGGACGTTATGACAAATACGGCGCGGAGCTATTGCGTTTCAAGGATAGAAAGGAGAATGAATTTGTCTTAGGACCTACACATGAAGAAATGGTTACCTATATCGCTAAGACTTTTGTCAAGAGCTATAAGCAATTGCCTTTGCATCTTTATCAGATACATACAAAGTTTCGTGATGAATTGCGTGCGCGTTTTGGCTTGATACGAGCGCGAGAGTTTATTATGAAAGATGGCTATAGTTTTCATAGTAGCAATGAAGATCTTGATAGGGAATTTGATCTTATGGAGGCGACTTATCGTAGAATCTTTGAGCGTTTGGGTATTGATTTTAAAGTTGTAGAAGCAGATTCTGGTGCGATTGGTGGGAGCGGAAGCAAAGAATTTATGGCTTTAGCAGATTGCGGAGAAGATACGATTTTAGTATGCTCAAATTGTGAATATGGAGCAAATATCGAGGCAGGCAAGAGAGCAAAACGCAATGCTCCTCGTCCTAATGAATTGAAATTTGATTCTAATCCTCCTCAAGCGGCTTTTGCAAAATTTCACACACCAAATATCAAGGATATTGAATCTTTGAGCAATTTTTTTAAAGTCGATGCTTTTTATATTCTCAAAAGTGTTGTGAAAAAAGCCTTGAAAAACGATGGTAGTAGCGAGTTGGTGTATTTTTTTATGCGTGGAGACGATGAGGGAGAAGAGACAAAAATGCTTAATGCTTTGAATCTCTCTAATAATGCGTATATTAGCCTTGAAGATGCAGAGATTAAGGATTTACAAAAGGCGGGATTAGAAGCAGGCTTTATTGGACCTTATGCTTTAAAGAATCTCACTCGCGCTCAACATATTTATTTTGATGAGGCTTTGTTTGAAGCTTCGAATCTGATTTGTGGAGCTAATGAAAAAGATTATCATTTTGTGGGTGTGGATTTGAGTGCATTTGAAGGATTGGAATATCGCGATTTAGCAATGGTAAAAGAAGGCGATTTGTGTAGCCGCTGTGGTGGAAAGCTTAATTTTACTAAAGGCATTGAAATCGGGCATATTTTTAAGCTTGGTAGCAAATATTCTTCGATGATGAATGCGACTTTTTTAGATCCTAATGGCAAAGCAGTGCCTTTGATTATGGGTTGTTATGGGATTGGAATCTCGCGAATATTACCTGCGATTTTAGAGCAAAAAAGTGATGAAAAAGGTTGCGTATGGAGTAAGGAGATGAGTGTTTTTGATGTGGTGATTATTATTTCAAACATCAAAGATGCACAGCAAGTCGCATTTGCACAGAATCTTTATGAGCGTTTGCTCTCTTGCCGTATTGATGTTTTGCTTGATGATAGAGATGAGCGTTTTGGCTCTAAGATGAATGATTTTGAATTGCTTGGATTCCATTCGGCTGTCATTGTAGGCAAGGGATTAGCAGAAGAAAAAGTCGAGATGATTTTGCGTGAAGGTTTGCGTAAAACAGAAATCAGCATCAAAGATTTTGAATCTCTTGTTGCGCAGATTATACAAATGATTGAGGAAAAATGA
- the hemA gene encoding glutamyl-tRNA reductase has translation MNERIQTQFMVMSFSHKNAAIDIREKLNFATEQIVPFLQKICASEAIKEAILLCTCNRVEIYTSILDRRIARDHIYQCLTQEKQISLESLQDIVHIYLNQYAIYHIFCVASSLDSLVVGETQITGQLKVAYKLSYDHALCSKDMTRLMHFAFKCAAHVRAHTDISSNSVSVASAAVNMAEQKLQEKGESLDSVEVLLIGSGEMGRLVAKHLSNHQAKITLLNRSEHNAQNLAQEIKANIPTYPIVVKPYETLRESLKTHRVVFVATAAKDYVIKSDMIVPHHDRRLYFDLSVPRNIETMAIPHTEIYSVDDLQEIVDQNKTSRQESAKVGLKIVDQFTADFFKWLQTLSIDPIIKQMRYLAKQSAMKELERAIKKGYLPQEYEKNVEKILHGAFNTFLHQPTMRLRQASENPQGDPIIEATKNIFDISDDVVMLNGYKCEKDTTIY, from the coding sequence ATGAATGAAAGGATTCAGACACAATTTATGGTAATGAGTTTTTCGCATAAAAATGCAGCGATTGATATACGCGAAAAGCTCAACTTTGCAACCGAACAGATTGTGCCTTTTTTACAAAAAATTTGCGCCAGTGAGGCGATTAAAGAAGCAATTTTACTTTGCACTTGCAATCGTGTGGAGATTTATACAAGTATTTTAGATAGGCGTATAGCAAGGGATCATATCTATCAATGTCTTACTCAAGAAAAGCAAATTTCTCTTGAAAGTTTGCAGGATATTGTGCATATTTATTTGAATCAATATGCGATTTATCATATTTTTTGCGTAGCATCAAGCCTTGATAGTCTTGTTGTTGGCGAAACTCAAATCACCGGACAGCTCAAAGTCGCTTATAAACTTTCTTATGATCATGCACTTTGTAGTAAAGATATGACGCGTTTGATGCACTTTGCCTTTAAATGTGCTGCTCATGTGAGAGCGCATACAGATATTTCCAGTAATAGTGTGTCTGTCGCTTCGGCAGCTGTCAATATGGCGGAGCAAAAACTTCAAGAAAAAGGTGAAAGTCTTGATTCTGTGGAGGTTTTGCTGATAGGTAGTGGTGAAATGGGACGACTTGTCGCCAAACATTTGAGTAATCATCAAGCCAAAATTACCTTGCTCAATCGCAGTGAGCATAATGCACAGAATCTTGCTCAAGAAATCAAAGCAAATATACCTACTTATCCCATTGTAGTAAAACCTTACGAGACATTGAGAGAATCTCTTAAAACTCATCGCGTTGTTTTTGTGGCTACAGCTGCTAAGGATTATGTGATCAAATCAGATATGATTGTGCCTCATCATGATAGGAGGCTTTATTTTGATTTGTCTGTGCCTCGTAATATTGAAACAATGGCAATTCCTCATACAGAGATTTATAGTGTCGATGATTTACAAGAAATTGTTGATCAGAATAAGACTTCTCGTCAAGAGAGTGCCAAAGTAGGATTAAAGATTGTAGATCAATTCACTGCGGATTTTTTCAAATGGCTTCAGACATTGAGCATTGATCCAATCATCAAGCAAATGCGTTATCTTGCTAAACAATCGGCGATGAAAGAGCTTGAGAGGGCAATCAAAAAAGGATATTTGCCTCAAGAATATGAGAAAAATGTTGAAAAGATTTTGCATGGAGCATTTAATACATTTCTGCACCAGCCTACAATGCGTTTGCGGCAAGCGAGTGAGAATCCTCAAGGTGATCCTATTATTGAGGCGACAAAAAATATTTTTGACATCAGTGATGATGTTGTAATGCTCAATGGCTATAAATGCGAAAAAGATACAACTATTTATTAA
- a CDS encoding DUF1796 family putative cysteine peptidase has translation MSYLSRMKSIRFIAKTSTLVIPYRPLRKRLQGRIYNALCTLYNQTFTRCHRSKYPSSHFLYTDLALSVGESCKSAHYLQNFSLRKFSSPIDWMMSYTLKDITEMFENNFSTFFTEITEEPSSEWGGGHKHRLVKDKRNGMMSIHDFPADQSLLEYQPIFRAKMTKRFKKLKDSIKSSRNILFLSARTESLEDCEHFLKSMYQYHPANYTLLNIRHTPQSTQTQRKVISFTQELTLVEYLFDDSAEGQWYWLGNSQEWNSIMPLIVLRA, from the coding sequence ATGAGTTATTTATCGCGTATGAAAAGCATTCGCTTTATCGCGAAGACTTCAACTCTTGTCATTCCTTATAGACCTTTACGCAAGAGACTTCAGGGGCGTATTTACAACGCATTATGCACATTGTATAACCAAACTTTTACTCGATGCCATCGGAGTAAGTATCCCTCATCACATTTTTTATACACAGACCTTGCGTTAAGCGTTGGGGAAAGCTGCAAAAGCGCACATTACCTACAAAATTTTAGTTTGCGAAAATTTTCCTCTCCGATTGATTGGATGATGAGCTACACACTCAAAGATATTACAGAAATGTTTGAAAACAACTTCTCCACCTTTTTTACAGAAATCACTGAAGAGCCTTCAAGTGAATGGGGGGGGGGGCATAAACATCGCCTAGTAAAAGACAAACGCAATGGCATGATGAGTATTCATGACTTCCCAGCCGATCAATCCTTACTAGAATATCAACCTATCTTTCGGGCAAAAATGACAAAACGTTTTAAGAAACTTAAAGATTCTATCAAATCTTCTCGCAATATTTTATTCCTTTCCGCACGCACAGAAAGCCTTGAAGATTGTGAGCATTTTTTAAAATCAATGTATCAATACCACCCTGCAAATTACACCTTACTCAATATCCGACACACTCCACAAAGCACACAAACACAAAGAAAAGTCATATCATTCACTCAAGAATTAACACTTGTTGAATATCTTTTTGATGATAGTGCAGAAGGACAATGGTATTGGCTAGGCAATTCTCAAGAATGGAATTCTATTATGCCACTCATTGTTCTACGCGCTTAA
- a CDS encoding glycosyltransferase family 10, which yields MSQKPIKKIHFCDGAVKGKILKILQEHYEIILTDKDPDYIFYSVMGEEHINYDGIRIFSCGENVRADFNFCDYALGYDYMHFEDRYLRYPLYLHYQNDTQKTANKHLHISPQTLKDKTRFCTFVVSNGKADEQRTHFFDMLEQYSHIDSGGRYKNNIGKCVDDKDAFLKEGKFNIAFENSSTNGYTTEKLIQAFAAQTIPIYWGDERVTMPLDSSGGGGKSKSFC from the coding sequence ATGAGCCAAAAACCAATCAAGAAAATTCATTTTTGTGATGGCGCAGTCAAAGGGAAGATTCTTAAAATCTTGCAAGAACATTATGAGATTATCCTTACAGACAAAGACCCTGATTATATATTTTACTCTGTAATGGGAGAAGAGCATATTAACTATGATGGGATTAGAATCTTCAGTTGCGGTGAAAATGTCCGAGCTGATTTTAATTTCTGTGATTATGCCCTCGGCTATGATTATATGCACTTTGAAGATCGATACCTGCGCTACCCACTCTATCTCCATTATCAAAATGACACGCAAAAGACGGCAAATAAGCATTTGCATATCTCACCACAAACACTAAAAGATAAAACGCGTTTTTGCACTTTTGTCGTAAGCAATGGCAAAGCAGACGAACAACGCACACACTTTTTTGATATGTTGGAGCAATATAGCCACATAGACAGCGGTGGGCGATACAAAAATAATATTGGCAAATGTGTCGATGACAAAGACGCTTTCCTTAAAGAGGGTAAATTCAACATCGCTTTTGAAAATTCAAGCACCAATGGCTACACAACCGAGAAATTAATCCAAGCGTTTGCCGCTCAAACCATACCGATTTATTGGGGCGATGAAAGAGTGACTATGCCTTTAGATTCTAGCGGGGGGGGGGGTAAATCCAAAAGCTTTTGTTAA
- the hemC gene encoding hydroxymethylbilane synthase translates to MSDKTLIIGTRGSVLALWQAEYIKARLEKECGITSELRIVKTKGDKILDVPLAKIGGKGLFTKELEEMLLSGEIDLAVHSLKDVPVEFVDGLGLSAITKREDVRDCFLSVRYSDIDSLPKGAKVGTTSLRRSMQIKKFRPDLDTLSLRGNVQTRLNKLHSGEFDAIILAKAGVNRLEITHTDVPFIVPLDFMIPAMGQGALGIEMRLDSPFFDTFENLNDAQTALCVSAERAFVRFLEGGCQVPIGVNAKYDGENLMMQAIVGLPDGSEVIQDSKAMLMGIGDIAKAKSLGECLAQEFVAKGARELLAHAEKMAFQDS, encoded by the coding sequence ATGTCTGATAAAACACTTATTATCGGGACGCGTGGCAGTGTCCTTGCTCTTTGGCAGGCTGAATATATTAAAGCGCGTTTAGAAAAAGAATGTGGTATTACTTCAGAGCTTCGCATTGTCAAGACGAAGGGTGATAAAATACTTGATGTCCCTTTGGCAAAGATTGGTGGTAAGGGACTTTTTACGAAAGAACTTGAGGAAATGCTTTTAAGTGGAGAAATTGATCTCGCAGTGCATAGTCTTAAAGATGTGCCTGTGGAATTTGTCGATGGCTTGGGCTTGAGTGCTATCACAAAGCGTGAAGATGTGAGAGATTGTTTTTTGAGTGTGCGGTATAGCGATATAGATTCTTTGCCTAAGGGAGCTAAAGTAGGCACGACTTCTTTAAGACGCTCAATGCAAATTAAAAAATTTCGCCCTGATTTGGATACTTTGAGCCTTAGAGGCAATGTCCAAACGCGTTTAAATAAGCTTCATAGCGGGGAATTTGATGCGATTATTTTAGCAAAAGCGGGAGTTAATCGTTTAGAAATTACTCATACCGATGTGCCTTTTATCGTGCCTTTAGATTTTATGATACCTGCAATGGGGCAGGGGGCATTGGGTATTGAAATGCGATTAGATTCTCCTTTTTTTGATACTTTTGAGAATCTAAATGATGCACAGACCGCGCTTTGTGTGAGTGCAGAGAGAGCGTTTGTGCGTTTTCTTGAGGGGGGTTGTCAAGTGCCTATAGGTGTGAATGCTAAATATGATGGTGAGAATCTTATGATGCAAGCAATTGTGGGGTTACCCGATGGAAGTGAGGTCATTCAAGATTCTAAAGCTATGCTTATGGGGATTGGAGATATTGCTAAAGCTAAATCTCTTGGAGAATGTCTCGCTCAAGAATTTGTCGCTAAAGGTGCGAGAGAACTTTTGGCACATGCCGAAAAAATGGCATTTCAAGATTCTTAA